The following proteins are co-located in the Streptomyces sp. DT2A-34 genome:
- a CDS encoding glycosyltransferase, whose translation MRILITAAGSRGDVAPYTGLGAGLRDAGHDVALATTDAFAPLVREAGLEFRSLPTRPPSPGGVENRRELLRTAAAFVTELGRGFADVADQGTDLLLLSATTAPLGRHLAEATGIPAVGAYLQPTAPTGDFPPNVMGTRSLGRLGNRAAGRFALRMADRVYAEAVTELRRRLDLPPLRPSEMRRRQERANWPVLHGFSTSLVPRPSDWRAGLDIVGTWWPYVGPDRRLPPDLEEFLAAGARPVFIGFGSMAGGDGERLSEIAVEALRRAGLRGILQAGNAGLAAAGDDVLTIGDVPHELLFPRVAAAVHHAGAGTAAAALRAGVPAVPVPVTADQPFWAGRLAAIGAATDPIPFASLTAERLADALGRAVRRQTYTRAASVAARHMATEDGVGAVLKVLG comes from the coding sequence ATGAGGATCCTGATCACCGCCGCCGGATCACGCGGCGACGTCGCGCCGTACACCGGGCTGGGGGCAGGTCTGCGCGACGCCGGGCACGACGTCGCCCTCGCCACGACCGACGCCTTCGCGCCCCTGGTACGCGAGGCCGGCCTGGAGTTCAGGAGTCTGCCCACCCGCCCGCCATCCCCGGGCGGCGTCGAGAACAGACGCGAACTGCTGCGCACCGCGGCCGCGTTCGTCACCGAGCTCGGCCGGGGATTCGCCGACGTGGCGGACCAGGGCACGGACCTGCTCCTGCTGTCGGCCACCACCGCACCGCTGGGCCGGCACCTGGCCGAGGCCACGGGCATCCCGGCGGTCGGCGCCTACCTCCAACCCACCGCCCCGACCGGCGACTTCCCGCCCAACGTCATGGGAACCCGCTCCCTGGGCCGCCTCGGCAACCGCGCCGCCGGACGCTTCGCGCTGCGCATGGCCGACCGCGTCTACGCCGAGGCCGTCACCGAGTTGCGCCGCCGCCTCGACCTGCCCCCGCTCCGCCCCTCCGAGATGCGCCGACGGCAGGAGCGGGCGAACTGGCCCGTCCTGCACGGCTTCAGCACGTCGCTGGTGCCGCGTCCGTCCGACTGGCGCGCGGGACTCGACATCGTCGGCACGTGGTGGCCGTACGTCGGCCCGGACCGGCGACTGCCCCCGGATCTGGAGGAGTTCCTCGCGGCCGGGGCGCGCCCGGTGTTCATCGGCTTCGGCAGCATGGCGGGCGGCGACGGTGAGCGGCTGAGCGAGATCGCCGTCGAGGCGCTGCGCCGCGCCGGGCTGCGCGGGATCCTCCAGGCGGGCAACGCCGGACTCGCGGCTGCCGGCGACGACGTCCTGACGATCGGTGACGTACCGCACGAGCTGCTGTTCCCCAGGGTGGCCGCGGCGGTCCATCACGCCGGGGCGGGCACCGCGGCGGCGGCTCTGCGCGCCGGGGTCCCCGCCGTCCCCGTGCCGGTGACGGCGGACCAGCCGTTCTGGGCCGGGCGGCTGGCCGCGATCGGGGCGGCCACCGACCCGATCCCCTTCGCCTCCCTCACCGCCGAACGGCTCGCCGACGCGCTCGGTCGGGCCGTACGGCGGCAGACGTACACCCGGGCCGCCTCGGTCGCCGCGCGGCACATGGCGACCGAGGACGGGGTGGGTGCGGTGCTCAAGGTCCTGGGCTGA
- a CDS encoding MerR family transcriptional regulator produces the protein MSYSVGQVSAFAGVTVRTLHHYDRAGLLSPSGRSGAGYRLYSEADLARLQQILFYRELGFSLDEILADPQANPLEHLQARLRQLSEEIGRLQRLAEVAEQAIEVQRTGVQLTPAERFEVFGEIGFDLSYATEAQLKWQDSAGQKESMARAAAHTKEDWRQLMGEAAAWRGELLAAFDEGEPSDGERVMDLAEEHRLHIARWFTTCPPDMHRRIADDFAADPRAFALVVPPSQQRPGLAAYLCKAVHANAARRADREEDR, from the coding sequence ATGAGCTACTCCGTGGGGCAGGTCTCGGCCTTCGCCGGGGTGACCGTGCGCACGCTGCACCACTACGACCGGGCGGGACTGCTCTCGCCCAGTGGCCGCAGCGGCGCCGGTTACCGGCTGTACAGCGAGGCCGACCTGGCCCGACTCCAGCAGATCCTCTTCTACCGGGAACTCGGCTTCTCGCTCGACGAGATCCTCGCCGACCCGCAGGCGAACCCGCTGGAGCATCTCCAGGCACGGCTGCGGCAGTTGAGCGAGGAGATCGGCCGGCTCCAGCGGCTGGCCGAGGTCGCCGAGCAGGCCATCGAGGTCCAGCGGACGGGCGTGCAGCTGACCCCCGCCGAACGCTTCGAGGTCTTCGGCGAGATCGGCTTCGACCTGAGCTACGCCACCGAGGCGCAGCTCAAGTGGCAGGACTCGGCGGGGCAGAAGGAGTCGATGGCGCGCGCCGCCGCCCACACCAAGGAGGACTGGCGGCAGCTCATGGGCGAGGCCGCCGCCTGGCGCGGAGAGCTGCTCGCGGCCTTCGACGAAGGCGAGCCCAGCGACGGCGAGCGCGTCATGGACCTCGCGGAGGAGCACCGGCTGCACATCGCCCGCTGGTTCACCACCTGTCCGCCGGACATGCACCGGCGTATCGCGGACGACTTCGCCGCCGACCCGCGCGCCTTCGCGCTCGTCGTACCGCCGTCGCAGCAGCGGCCGGGCCTTGCCGCCTACCTCTGCAAGGCCGTCCACGCGAACGCGGCCCGCCGGGCGGACCGTGAGGAGGACAGATGA
- a CDS encoding cellulase family glycosylhydrolase, with protein sequence MPNIRTRLIVVLVVLFGSLTVAGPTPATAATLPDSLWFDETPLTVQNGRFTDGNGREVVLRGYNVSGETKLAENKGLPFASVADAKKSATALRALGGGNSIRFLLSWAYAEPVRGQVDTTYLAAATAQMRAFLDAGIRVYPDFHQDLYSRHLFDPDSWYTGDGAPKWAVDLGNYPDENCGICLFWGQNITQNEAVKQASYDFWHNEYGLQDAFLATAQKTMAYVKQNVSAAEFAGVVGFDPYNEPHAGVYDSGQTSRTWERDVLWPFYERFRSRMDAAGWQDKPLFAEPNLFWNANIDFQKQEGGLLDSGTLGPRYVFNTHFYDQKAISGVFMWGKAADGQYAGDFGTVRDRASATNTPAIISEFGHPLAGSVSDKAPTVLKAMYQALDSRVPGASWWSNPAGSGPVLSGSQWQWDIYNGRHHELMNDNPDKVLTAGDAWNDEDLSAVRLDDSGTPVLRQDARLLDRLYPSATSGTTVAFTYEDRSRDGDTTLTWNPVPSSLPNVAQLVGSGQYGLLLWRSNSGTAPTELHLPASFPTGSTTVVSDLGTAYAPPAYTSTTPIGVAAEPGGTGSRRLLLTDSDSGALHYALVTNGASTPSTALLNAARAELSAWAARTVG encoded by the coding sequence ATGCCGAATATCCGGACGCGTCTGATCGTTGTCCTGGTCGTCCTCTTCGGATCCCTGACGGTGGCGGGCCCCACTCCCGCCACCGCCGCCACCCTCCCCGACTCCCTCTGGTTCGACGAAACGCCCCTCACCGTCCAGAACGGCCGCTTCACCGACGGAAACGGCCGCGAGGTGGTACTGCGCGGCTACAACGTCTCCGGCGAGACCAAGCTGGCCGAGAACAAGGGCCTGCCCTTCGCCTCGGTCGCCGACGCCAAGAAGTCCGCGACCGCGCTGCGCGCCCTCGGCGGCGGCAACTCGATCCGCTTCCTGCTGTCCTGGGCCTACGCGGAACCCGTACGCGGCCAGGTGGACACCACGTACCTGGCAGCCGCCACCGCCCAGATGCGCGCCTTCCTCGACGCGGGCATCCGCGTCTACCCCGACTTCCACCAGGACCTCTACTCCCGCCACCTGTTCGATCCGGACAGCTGGTACACGGGCGACGGCGCCCCCAAGTGGGCCGTGGACCTGGGGAACTATCCGGACGAGAACTGCGGGATCTGCCTGTTCTGGGGCCAGAACATCACCCAGAACGAGGCCGTGAAGCAGGCGTCGTACGACTTCTGGCACAACGAGTACGGCCTCCAGGACGCCTTCCTGGCCACCGCCCAGAAGACGATGGCGTACGTCAAACAGAACGTCTCCGCGGCCGAGTTCGCGGGTGTCGTCGGCTTCGACCCGTACAACGAACCGCACGCGGGCGTCTACGACTCCGGCCAGACCAGCCGCACCTGGGAACGCGACGTGCTGTGGCCGTTCTACGAGAGGTTCCGGTCCCGCATGGACGCGGCCGGCTGGCAGGACAAGCCGCTCTTCGCGGAGCCGAACCTCTTCTGGAACGCCAACATCGACTTCCAGAAGCAGGAAGGCGGACTGCTGGACTCGGGCACGCTAGGGCCGCGATACGTCTTCAACACCCACTTCTACGACCAGAAGGCCATCTCGGGGGTCTTCATGTGGGGCAAGGCGGCCGACGGCCAGTACGCCGGCGACTTCGGCACGGTCCGCGACCGCGCCTCGGCCACGAACACGCCCGCGATCATCAGCGAGTTCGGCCACCCATTGGCCGGGTCGGTCTCCGACAAGGCGCCGACCGTCCTCAAGGCGATGTACCAGGCCCTCGACTCCCGCGTCCCGGGCGCGAGTTGGTGGTCGAACCCGGCCGGATCCGGCCCGGTGCTCTCCGGTTCGCAGTGGCAGTGGGACATCTACAACGGGCGCCACCACGAGCTGATGAACGACAACCCCGACAAGGTCCTCACCGCCGGTGACGCCTGGAACGACGAGGACCTGTCCGCCGTACGCCTCGACGACTCGGGAACACCGGTGCTGCGGCAGGACGCCCGGCTGCTGGACCGCCTCTACCCGAGCGCCACGTCCGGGACCACGGTCGCCTTCACCTACGAGGACCGCTCGCGGGACGGCGACACGACCCTGACCTGGAACCCGGTGCCCAGCTCACTGCCGAACGTGGCGCAGCTGGTGGGATCGGGACAGTACGGACTGCTGCTGTGGCGCTCCAACAGCGGCACGGCGCCGACCGAGCTGCACCTCCCGGCGTCCTTCCCGACCGGGTCCACCACCGTGGTCTCCGACCTGGGCACGGCGTACGCGCCGCCGGCGTACACCTCGACGACCCCGATCGGCGTGGCCGCGGAACCGGGCGGCACGGGCAGCCGCCGTCTGCTGCTCACCGACTCGGATTCCGGCGCCCTGCACTACGCGCTGGTGACGAACGGGGCGAGCACTCCCTCGACCGCCCTGCTGAACGCCGCCCGGGCCGAGCTCTCCGCGTGGGCCGCGCGGACCGTCGGATAG